One region of Desulfitobacterium chlororespirans DSM 11544 genomic DNA includes:
- a CDS encoding 5-bromo-4-chloroindolyl phosphate hydrolysis family protein produces the protein MKEIFLGVAAAAAFLAVWLIGGNLLISALSSAACLGIVMLTIKALEKEKQVKVDLRGDEDAYDKVHQGIMDHSSALARYLEQLQRLNVEKDVLVRLSTIHKTCLKIGEALAEDPSLHMKLNDFSLYYLPGLLNILNTYENLAEGSFKTEEAQKFAGQVSLFLPQIADAFDQKYYSLFSKDVLDSKAEMAAMTAVFKSEGLMDNQDFRGGGS, from the coding sequence ATGAAAGAAATATTCCTTGGTGTTGCAGCGGCAGCCGCATTCCTCGCCGTCTGGCTGATCGGCGGCAATCTATTGATATCCGCTTTAAGCAGTGCGGCCTGCCTGGGAATCGTTATGCTGACCATAAAGGCTCTGGAAAAGGAAAAGCAGGTAAAGGTTGATTTAAGGGGCGATGAGGATGCCTATGACAAGGTTCACCAAGGGATTATGGATCACAGCTCTGCCCTGGCCCGGTATCTGGAGCAATTGCAGAGGCTGAACGTGGAGAAGGACGTCCTGGTCAGGTTGTCCACCATCCATAAAACCTGCCTGAAAATAGGGGAGGCCCTGGCGGAGGACCCTTCTCTCCACATGAAGCTGAATGATTTTTCCTTATATTATCTGCCGGGGCTGCTGAATATCTTAAATACTTATGAGAATTTGGCTGAGGGCTCATTTAAAACAGAGGAAGCCCAGAAATTTGCCGGGCAGGTTTCCCTTTTTCTGCCCCAAATAGCAGATGCTTTCGATCAAAAGTATTACAGCCTGTTCTCCAAGGATGTGCTGGACAGCAAGGCCGAAATGGCTGCCATGACGGCTGTATTTAAATCAGAAGGGCTTATGGACAATCAGGATTTTAGGGGAGGAGGCTCATAA
- a CDS encoding substrate-binding and vWA domain-containing protein, which produces MVLYRKIGVVFLLAALVFSLCACSPGKGGAGDDGFTVLSSSENKDLEPMLSEFARENNLELRFEYTGSLNIPALIKSSPQDYDAVWSSNSIWNASIPSSVLKNSKSISVNPVIFAVKESRYKALGFSRDTVVNDLVKAVEAGNLKFLMPSVTQTNSGASAYIGFLNSLAGNPPVLTEEDLTSPALQESLKKLFKGVARNSGSDEYLIDIFREGDYDALVNYESSLIELNKQLIASNKEPLLFIYPSDGVSVSDSPFAYIDNNDSDKLEVFNKLQDFLLSADTQKKLESMGRRTTYGGLVANLEVFKESYGIDKNAYLSPIKYPASPVLNMALTLYQDLFRKPSAVVFCLDYSGSMYGEGNEQLVAAMERILNHELAAEDLIQFSEKDQIVVIPFAGDLKWVDSTHSGTDTAALLVKIKATETGGGTDIYRPVEQAIKLLKEFDSETYTKSIVLMTDGESGGRFSAGTAYDTPVFSIMFGKANPKQLDEISRLTRGKTFDGKTDLINAFKEIRAYN; this is translated from the coding sequence ATGGTTTTGTACAGAAAAATAGGGGTTGTCTTTTTGCTGGCAGCTTTAGTGTTTTCTCTGTGCGCCTGTTCTCCCGGGAAGGGGGGAGCAGGGGACGATGGGTTCACTGTTTTGTCAAGTAGTGAAAATAAGGACTTAGAGCCGATGCTCAGCGAGTTTGCCCGGGAAAATAACCTAGAATTGCGATTTGAGTATACGGGCTCTCTGAATATACCTGCCCTGATCAAATCATCGCCCCAGGATTATGATGCCGTCTGGTCCTCAAACAGCATCTGGAACGCGTCTATCCCAAGTTCTGTTCTGAAAAACTCCAAATCCATATCCGTTAACCCTGTCATCTTTGCGGTCAAGGAAAGCAGATATAAAGCCTTGGGATTCAGCAGGGATACCGTTGTCAATGACTTGGTGAAGGCGGTTGAAGCAGGAAATTTAAAGTTTTTGATGCCCTCGGTGACGCAAACAAACAGCGGAGCTTCGGCCTACATAGGTTTTTTAAACAGCCTGGCGGGTAACCCTCCGGTGCTGACAGAGGAAGACTTAACCTCACCGGCTCTTCAGGAAAGCTTAAAGAAGCTGTTTAAGGGCGTGGCACGCAATTCCGGCAGTGATGAGTACCTGATCGACATCTTCAGGGAAGGGGACTACGATGCCCTGGTCAACTATGAATCCTCCCTGATCGAGCTGAACAAGCAACTGATCGCCAGCAATAAAGAACCGTTGCTGTTTATCTATCCCTCGGACGGAGTCTCCGTTTCAGACAGCCCCTTTGCTTATATAGACAATAATGACAGTGACAAACTGGAGGTTTTTAATAAGCTGCAGGACTTCTTATTATCCGCGGATACCCAGAAAAAGCTGGAAAGTATGGGGAGAAGAACCACCTACGGAGGTCTGGTAGCCAACCTTGAGGTGTTTAAGGAATCTTACGGAATCGATAAAAATGCTTATTTGTCCCCGATTAAATATCCGGCCAGCCCAGTGCTTAACATGGCCCTGACCCTTTATCAGGATTTATTCAGAAAGCCCTCAGCGGTGGTCTTCTGCCTTGACTATTCAGGCAGCATGTACGGGGAGGGCAATGAGCAGCTTGTGGCGGCTATGGAGAGGATACTGAATCATGAACTGGCCGCGGAGGATCTGATCCAGTTTTCCGAAAAGGATCAAATAGTGGTCATTCCCTTTGCCGGTGATCTGAAATGGGTGGATTCAACCCACTCCGGCACGGATACAGCAGCTTTGCTTGTCAAGATCAAGGCTACTGAGACAGGAGGCGGAACGGATATCTACAGACCGGTGGAGCAGGCCATTAAACTGTTAAAGGAATTTGATTCCGAAACCTATACCAAATCCATCGTCCTGATGACCGACGGTGAATCAGGCGGCAGATTCAGCGCCGGCACAGCCTACGATACCCCCGTATTTTCCATTATGTTCGGAAAGGCCAATCCGAAGCAGCTGGATGAAATCAGCAGGCTGACAAGGGGCAAGACCTTTGACGGCAAAACAGACCTTATTAACGCCTTTAAGGAGATAAGAGCATATAATTAG
- a CDS encoding 5-bromo-4-chloroindolyl phosphate hydrolysis family protein translates to MKEVFIGAAAAAAALAVWLIGGNIVISVLCSSACLLIAVLTMEALQKEKNIGIEVKGDEGAYGKVYQSILDHSSAIARYMDKLQELNVEKDVIVMLASIHKTCLKIAEALEEDNSLYTKLNDFSLYYLPGLINILNTYENLAEGSFKTEEAQKFAAEFSLFLSQIADALHKKYYSLFSKDVLDSKAEMIAMTAVFKSEGLIDNQDFKGGGLPKSESAL, encoded by the coding sequence ATGAAAGAAGTATTCATTGGTGCTGCAGCGGCTGCAGCAGCCCTTGCTGTCTGGCTGATCGGGGGCAATATTGTAATATCTGTCTTATGCAGTTCGGCTTGCCTGCTAATAGCTGTGCTGACAATGGAGGCTCTGCAAAAGGAAAAGAACATAGGGATTGAAGTAAAAGGCGATGAGGGAGCCTATGGCAAGGTTTATCAATCGATTCTTGATCACAGCTCCGCTATCGCGCGGTATATGGACAAATTGCAAGAACTGAACGTGGAGAAGGACGTCATAGTTATGTTGGCCTCAATCCATAAGACCTGCCTGAAAATAGCTGAGGCCCTGGAGGAGGACAATTCGCTGTATACGAAGCTGAATGATTTCTCCTTATATTATCTGCCCGGGCTGATTAATATTTTAAATACCTATGAGAATTTGGCTGAAGGCTCATTTAAAACAGAGGAAGCCCAGAAATTTGCTGCAGAATTTTCCCTCTTTTTATCGCAAATAGCGGACGCCCTCCATAAAAAGTATTACAGTCTGTTCTCCAAGGATGTGTTGGACAGCAAGGCTGAAATGATTGCCATGACGGCTGTATTTAAATCAGAAGGACTCATAGACAATCAGGATTTTAAGGGAGGAGGTCTACCCAAAAGCGAGTCCGCGCTTTAG
- a CDS encoding vWA domain-containing protein: MEELIQFSEKDKIFVIPFGYVPEKVYSIQSAADAEALISGIKGATKRFGADICEPVELAIEILNDVDSEIYTKSIILITNGLSRDGKFSPDISYDIPVFSIVSSYQIPEQLDEISRLTGGKVFNEDTDIIDAFKEIRGYN, translated from the coding sequence GTGGAGGAGCTGATCCAGTTTTCTGAAAAGGATAAGATATTTGTTATTCCCTTTGGCTATGTTCCTGAAAAGGTTTATTCAATTCAATCCGCTGCGGATGCAGAAGCCTTGATTTCCGGGATAAAGGGTGCCACTAAGAGATTTGGAGCGGATATATGCGAACCGGTGGAGCTTGCTATTGAGATATTAAATGATGTTGATTCTGAAATCTATACAAAATCGATCATCCTGATAACCAACGGTCTATCCCGTGATGGCAAGTTCAGTCCTGATATATCCTACGATATTCCGGTATTTTCAATTGTATCAAGTTACCAAATTCCTGAACAGCTGGATGAAATCAGCAGGCTTACAGGGGGTAAGGTATTTAATGAGGACACGGATATTATTGACGCCTTTAAGGAGATAAGAGGATATAATTAG
- a CDS encoding substrate-binding domain-containing protein, which produces MSSSENVDLEPMLREFARKHKINLRFEYAGSVMIPDMIKSSPQDYDAVWSANSVWNASIPRDLLKNSKSIFVSPVIFAVKESRYKALGFSRDTVVNDLAEAIEAGKLTFMMPSVMKTNSGASAYIAFLNGLTGKPLVLTEEDLTLPALQERGEKIFKKVVKNYGGDEHLIDIFQAGDYDALVSYESSLIELNKQLIASNREPLRFIYPSDGVSVSDSPFAYIDNNDSEKLEIFNKLQDFLLSADTQQKLEGLGRRTTYGGLVSNVEVFKESYGIDGTAYLSPIKYPAVPVLKRALALYLDMSRKPAAVVFCLDLSEHMKGKSHKQLAEAMEKILIRELLWRS; this is translated from the coding sequence TTGTCAAGTAGTGAAAATGTGGACTTAGAGCCGATGCTGCGCGAGTTTGCCCGGAAACATAAAATAAACTTGAGATTTGAGTATGCGGGCTCAGTAATGATACCTGATATGATCAAATCATCGCCCCAGGATTATGATGCCGTCTGGTCTGCAAACAGTGTCTGGAATGCGTCAATCCCAAGAGATCTTCTGAAAAATTCCAAATCCATCTTCGTTAGCCCCGTCATCTTTGCGGTCAAGGAAAGCAGATATAAAGCCTTGGGATTCAGTAGGGATACGGTTGTCAATGACTTGGCAGAGGCGATTGAAGCAGGAAAATTAACGTTTATGATGCCTTCAGTTATGAAAACAAACAGCGGAGCCTCGGCTTACATAGCCTTTTTAAACGGCCTGACGGGTAAGCCCCTGGTGTTGACTGAGGAAGACTTAACATTACCGGCGCTTCAGGAAAGAGGAGAGAAGATCTTTAAAAAAGTGGTGAAAAATTACGGCGGTGATGAGCATTTAATCGATATCTTCCAGGCAGGGGACTACGATGCCCTTGTGAGCTACGAATCCTCCCTGATCGAGCTGAACAAGCAGCTGATCGCCAGCAACAGAGAACCTTTGCGGTTTATCTATCCCTCGGACGGAGTCTCCGTCTCAGACAGCCCTTTTGCCTATATAGACAATAATGACAGTGAGAAGCTGGAGATATTTAATAAGCTGCAGGATTTCTTATTATCCGCGGATACCCAGCAAAAGCTTGAAGGGTTGGGGAGAAGAACCACCTACGGAGGTCTGGTATCCAACGTTGAGGTGTTTAAAGAGTCCTATGGAATTGACGGAACTGCTTATTTGTCCCCTATTAAATATCCAGCGGTTCCTGTGCTGAAAAGGGCCCTGGCCCTTTACCTGGATATGTCCCGAAAGCCGGCTGCCGTCGTTTTCTGTCTGGATCTTTCAGAACACATGAAAGGGAAGTCCCATAAGCAGCTTGCTGAGGCCATGGAGAAGATATTAATCCGTGAACTGCTGTGGAGGAGCTGA
- a CDS encoding MBL fold metallo-hydrolase, whose protein sequence is MIEQVYPDIFKIPIILPNNPLKATNAYYIKGKERNLLIDTGFNRSECKESMDQALADLGIAMENTDIFITHLHGDHSGLAGYLSRPDNTIYTGKYCADTLLGYAGAGLHGFLNELLAQSGLTNITMSHHPGYTYASDIIEEATNVQDGDILQVGEFSFQCIETSGHAPDHFCLYDQERRILFSGDHILGKITPNNTIWAPPATITRDYLGEYLESLNKIAALDIKVIFPGHRFVLEDGYKRIEELRDHHQRRLEDVMKILGQKSMTGAQMAGQMQWDLTIRSWEDFPPAQKLFATGEALAHLTHLVLQNMVVRELKDGVVYYTRV, encoded by the coding sequence ATGATTGAACAAGTATACCCGGATATTTTTAAAATCCCCATCATTCTTCCCAACAACCCTTTGAAAGCCACCAATGCCTATTATATTAAAGGGAAAGAACGAAATCTCCTGATCGACACCGGCTTTAACCGGAGCGAATGCAAGGAGTCCATGGATCAAGCACTGGCTGATCTGGGTATTGCTATGGAGAATACGGATATCTTCATAACTCATCTGCATGGGGATCATTCGGGTTTAGCCGGTTATCTGTCCCGTCCGGATAACACAATCTATACCGGCAAGTATTGCGCCGATACGCTGCTGGGGTATGCAGGGGCAGGGCTGCATGGCTTCTTAAATGAGCTGCTCGCTCAAAGCGGACTGACCAATATCACGATGTCCCACCACCCCGGGTATACTTATGCCAGCGACATCATCGAAGAGGCAACAAACGTACAGGATGGGGATATTCTTCAAGTTGGCGAATTCAGTTTCCAGTGTATTGAAACCTCAGGTCATGCGCCGGACCATTTTTGTCTTTATGATCAGGAACGAAGAATCCTTTTCTCCGGCGATCACATCCTGGGAAAAATTACTCCCAATAATACCATTTGGGCGCCGCCGGCGACAATCACCAGGGATTATCTGGGCGAATACCTGGAAAGCCTGAATAAAATTGCCGCACTGGATATCAAGGTGATTTTTCCCGGGCATCGGTTTGTGCTTGAGGACGGATATAAACGGATCGAAGAACTGAGAGATCATCACCAACGGCGGCTGGAAGACGTTATGAAGATTCTTGGTCAAAAGAGCATGACGGGAGCCCAAATGGCCGGCCAAATGCAATGGGATCTAACCATTAGGTCCTGGGAGGATTTTCCGCCGGCCCAAAAATTATTTGCCACTGGAGAAGCACTGGCTCACCTGACCCATCTGGTCTTGCAAAACATGGTGGTCAGGGAATTAAAAGACGGGGTGGTTTATTATACAAGGGTATAG
- a CDS encoding DUF3102 domain-containing protein: protein MEELSGERTPLLIAAEINTIKNQVGKVLLYSAIEIGRRLAEAKSLLPYGEWGRWLEESVSYSHRTATNLIRLFEEYKSQQTDLPDWQALAKLTYTQGIILLGVREEERAQLIAELDLENLSTRELQKAVQERNQAAAERDRAVEEKADLQQVLTDQEEQLTRLSGERDNLLSKVDELNQVKEKSEARVEKLSLDLKSLKQETSAQAINRMSSRLDEAYHKTKANKVAFLYESMDRTFRELLWEMKEFAKQEPESYKVYKDKIVNFLTESLKKEM, encoded by the coding sequence ATGGAAGAGTTGAGTGGGGAACGCACCCCCCTTTTAATAGCTGCTGAAATCAATACAATCAAGAATCAAGTAGGCAAAGTGCTTCTCTACAGTGCTATCGAGATCGGCCGCCGCCTGGCGGAGGCGAAAAGTCTGCTCCCTTATGGGGAATGGGGCCGCTGGCTGGAAGAGTCGGTAAGCTACTCCCATAGAACGGCGACCAACCTGATCCGTCTGTTTGAGGAGTATAAATCCCAGCAAACTGATTTGCCAGATTGGCAAGCGCTTGCCAAACTAACCTATACCCAGGGGATCATTCTACTGGGGGTCCGGGAGGAGGAACGGGCACAGCTTATCGCCGAGCTGGATTTGGAGAACTTATCGACCCGGGAGCTGCAAAAGGCGGTTCAGGAGCGGAATCAGGCCGCAGCGGAGCGGGACCGGGCTGTGGAGGAAAAAGCAGATCTTCAGCAAGTCCTGACAGATCAGGAAGAGCAGCTGACCAGATTGAGCGGCGAACGGGATAATCTGCTGAGCAAAGTGGATGAGCTGAATCAGGTTAAGGAGAAGAGCGAGGCCAGGGTGGAAAAGCTGAGCCTGGATCTGAAAAGCCTTAAACAGGAGACCTCCGCCCAGGCTATCAACCGGATGAGCAGCAGGTTGGATGAGGCCTATCACAAGACTAAGGCCAACAAGGTCGCCTTTTTATATGAAAGCATGGATCGCACCTTCCGGGAGCTTTTGTGGGAGATGAAGGAGTTTGCCAAGCAGGAGCCGGAGAGCTATAAGGTCTACAAGGACAAGATCGTCAACTTTCTGACTGAGAGTTTAAAGAAGGAAATGTAA
- a CDS encoding type II toxin-antitoxin system HicB family antitoxin, with protein sequence MITYYAFPALMECNALSGRYIVVFPDLPDLICQGETRESAFHDAEISLGLHLYHMEKDKIHIPHASNPASWTKGEGAEVIELEADTLKVRQVIDKKRVPKCIMIPKWLKDLGEEHEVNFVQILMEGLMEELGIPD encoded by the coding sequence ATGATCACGTACTATGCTTTTCCGGCGCTCATGGAGTGCAATGCTCTGTCGGGCCGGTATATCGTCGTTTTCCCGGATTTGCCGGACCTTATTTGCCAGGGGGAAACTCGGGAGAGCGCTTTTCATGATGCGGAGATTTCTTTGGGGCTTCATCTGTATCATATGGAAAAGGACAAGATACACATCCCGCACGCTTCCAATCCCGCCAGCTGGACGAAGGGGGAGGGGGCCGAAGTCATTGAGCTGGAGGCCGATACACTGAAGGTTCGGCAGGTCATTGATAAGAAGAGGGTTCCCAAATGTATCATGATTCCGAAATGGTTAAAGGATTTGGGGGAAGAACACGAGGTGAATTTTGTCCAAATTCTTATGGAGGGGTTAATGGAAGAGCTGGGTATACCTGATTAA
- a CDS encoding DUF1659 domain-containing protein: MAVVAHPLSSTVVIRYQVGENPSGAPIIRQKSLNNVKADATDQDIYDVAAAFFGLSERVVIQTILRKNYDLIDE; this comes from the coding sequence ATGGCGGTAGTTGCGCATCCACTGAGCTCGACAGTGGTCATTCGATACCAGGTTGGGGAAAACCCTTCCGGTGCTCCGATCATCAGGCAAAAAAGCCTGAACAACGTCAAAGCCGACGCCACAGATCAGGATATATATGATGTGGCGGCAGCTTTTTTCGGCCTGAGCGAGCGTGTGGTCATCCAGACCATCCTCAGGAAGAATTACGATTTGATCGATGAATAA
- a CDS encoding DUF2922 domain-containing protein has product MAITNKTVLRLTFNTTGNKTFALSLDDPKPGLTANEIEAAMETMIQRNIFLSPSGELTGKRDIRIVGTTIDDMFDPLQG; this is encoded by the coding sequence ATGGCTATTACGAATAAAACTGTCCTGCGGCTGACGTTTAATACAACGGGAAATAAAACATTTGCCCTCAGCCTGGATGATCCGAAGCCGGGCTTGACCGCAAATGAGATTGAAGCAGCTATGGAGACGATGATTCAACGGAACATTTTTCTTTCCCCCAGCGGAGAGCTGACGGGCAAGAGAGATATTCGCATCGTCGGGACGACCATCGATGACATGTTCGACCCTCTCCAAGGCTAG
- a CDS encoding molybdopterin molybdotransferase MoeA, translating into MKQNIVVPPQACVQGCHNCSNECEQKELGVLSPVAAMDQLLLAIAGQVVDSEIIPLAEALDRVTAESVSAQFDIPVATCAMHDGIAVDWENCSRKWERGEKVLAADEFLHCPMGSVIPAEFDTLLHAEQCRIRKDNTAVLLALPIQYQSVQLQGSSVAEGEKISEAGEKLTPSHLAMLQYAGITQIPVKRRPRISIVAIGNDLRSPGSRPGPGENIDCDSIFIQAMARQCGAEAFVAPIVPDSESEIEAAVERELKQCDILVVIGGVGRGEQNYGDFTVKALRKLGTVLCHGASISPGGKNLVLACAEGKPVLGIPGPPHAAIIMTERFLPPLIEHYLGCLCYEPQEIEVTLEADLRPRGSSIWIPRLYVFKGDSGYTARIVDRLGDTVDNFIRAMASTTVHGDPEQYKKGRKVKVRLLYGEKTLKRKARKMLEQ; encoded by the coding sequence ATGAAACAAAATATAGTGGTCCCCCCACAAGCCTGCGTTCAGGGCTGTCATAATTGTTCTAATGAATGTGAGCAAAAAGAGCTTGGGGTGTTATCCCCCGTAGCGGCTATGGATCAACTGCTCCTGGCCATCGCCGGGCAGGTGGTTGACAGTGAAATAATCCCCTTGGCGGAGGCCTTGGATCGGGTTACAGCTGAATCGGTTTCTGCTCAGTTTGATATTCCGGTGGCAACCTGTGCGATGCATGACGGCATTGCCGTTGACTGGGAAAACTGTTCCCGGAAGTGGGAGCGGGGAGAAAAGGTTCTTGCTGCCGATGAGTTTTTACACTGCCCTATGGGCAGCGTCATCCCTGCTGAGTTTGATACCCTGCTCCATGCCGAACAGTGCCGCATACGCAAAGACAATACGGCCGTTCTGCTTGCCCTGCCTATCCAATACCAAAGCGTCCAGCTGCAAGGCTCTTCCGTGGCGGAAGGGGAGAAGATCAGCGAGGCAGGTGAAAAGCTTACACCTTCCCACCTGGCCATGCTGCAGTATGCCGGAATAACTCAGATTCCGGTCAAACGCAGGCCCCGCATCTCGATTGTGGCCATCGGCAATGATCTGCGCAGTCCGGGAAGCCGTCCCGGACCTGGCGAGAACATTGACTGCGATAGTATCTTTATTCAAGCCATGGCCCGCCAATGTGGAGCCGAAGCCTTTGTCGCCCCGATCGTTCCCGATTCGGAATCTGAAATCGAAGCAGCTGTGGAGCGTGAGCTTAAACAGTGCGATATCCTTGTTGTGATCGGCGGCGTTGGCCGGGGTGAACAGAATTATGGCGACTTCACCGTAAAAGCGCTGCGCAAGCTGGGAACGGTTTTGTGCCATGGTGCCAGCATCAGTCCCGGCGGCAAGAATCTCGTGCTGGCCTGTGCGGAAGGCAAGCCGGTGCTCGGTATTCCCGGCCCTCCCCATGCGGCGATCATCATGACGGAACGGTTTCTTCCTCCCCTAATCGAGCATTATCTTGGCTGCCTCTGCTACGAGCCACAGGAGATTGAAGTCACTCTGGAAGCAGATCTGCGCCCTCGGGGAAGCAGCATATGGATTCCCCGCCTCTATGTCTTTAAGGGTGATTCGGGATATACAGCCCGGATAGTTGACCGTCTCGGTGATACCGTGGACAATTTTATTAGGGCTATGGCCTCCACCACTGTCCATGGTGATCCGGAACAGTATAAAAAGGGCCGGAAGGTTAAAGTGCGCTTGCTCTACGGTGAAAAGACCTTAAAGCGCAAAGCCCGCAAAATGCTTGAGCAATAG
- a CDS encoding ABC transporter substrate-binding protein, whose protein sequence is MLKKMRKNVALLLSAVLLLGYLTGCSGTKPANPAETPGASTPAATREIVDMQGNTVTIPTEVNKIAVTSWKGAFGSLILLGQLDKVAVMADVARYTWLNQAFPQIKDIPNYGSFNDVNVEELLDANLDIIISPEQAADANKKMQDLKMPVYVDGITPADDKSVLAVAQAEINAMADVTGTKDVADAYYKWQNDLLAEIEKRVATIPEGERKTALVVRTTMDEVFCENISLGYGVILAGGKLATEGINQYYTKVDPEEIVKWNPDFIFQQIVTSPYGEEMAQFYNNWKKDERYKNLTAVKNGDCYIMPMGIVQWSGDIEFAQGVLLMAKMMYPEVFADMDVKKYAEEFYQKFLGYTMTDADWKVMAPNFAGAKTTGLSQ, encoded by the coding sequence ATGTTAAAGAAGATGAGAAAGAATGTCGCCTTGTTGCTGTCTGCTGTTTTGCTGCTTGGGTATCTCACAGGATGCTCCGGCACCAAACCTGCCAACCCAGCCGAGACCCCTGGAGCCTCTACCCCGGCCGCTACCCGTGAAATCGTTGACATGCAAGGCAATACCGTGACCATTCCCACCGAGGTGAATAAAATCGCCGTGACCTCGTGGAAAGGGGCTTTTGGCTCCCTGATCCTGCTGGGCCAGCTGGATAAAGTCGCTGTTATGGCGGATGTCGCCCGTTATACATGGCTGAACCAAGCATTTCCTCAGATCAAGGATATTCCCAACTATGGCTCATTTAATGATGTCAACGTTGAGGAGCTTCTTGATGCCAACCTCGACATCATTATCTCCCCTGAACAGGCCGCCGATGCCAACAAAAAAATGCAGGATCTCAAGATGCCTGTTTATGTGGATGGTATTACACCTGCTGATGATAAATCTGTCCTGGCCGTGGCCCAGGCGGAAATCAATGCCATGGCCGATGTGACCGGAACCAAGGATGTTGCAGACGCCTACTATAAGTGGCAGAACGATCTGCTGGCCGAGATCGAAAAACGGGTGGCCACGATTCCCGAAGGGGAGCGCAAGACGGCTTTAGTGGTGCGCACCACCATGGATGAAGTATTCTGCGAAAACATTTCCCTGGGCTATGGCGTCATCCTGGCCGGCGGCAAGCTGGCCACGGAAGGCATCAATCAATACTACACCAAGGTCGATCCGGAAGAGATTGTTAAATGGAACCCCGATTTTATTTTCCAGCAGATCGTAACCAGCCCTTATGGAGAAGAAATGGCCCAGTTCTACAACAACTGGAAAAAGGATGAGCGCTACAAAAATCTTACTGCCGTTAAAAATGGGGATTGCTATATCATGCCGATGGGCATTGTTCAGTGGTCCGGCGATATTGAATTTGCCCAAGGAGTATTGTTGATGGCTAAGATGATGTATCCTGAGGTGTTTGCTGACATGGATGTTAAGAAATACGCTGAGGAGTTCTATCAAAAATTCCTGGGCTATACTATGACCGACGCCGACTGGAAGGTGATGGCGCCTAACTTCGCAGGGGCCAAAACAACAGGTCTTTCCCAATAG